In the genome of Streptosporangiales bacterium, the window ATCGTCAAGGACAAGCCGGACGACTACTACCTGAGGGTGGGCAGGATCGCGACCGTCTGCGGCTGCCTGATCGCGATCCTCACCGCGTTCATCGCCGCTGGCTACAACAACATCATGGACTACCTCCAGACGTTGTTCAGCTTCTTCAACGCGCCGCTGTTCGCGACCTTCCTGCTCGGCATGTTCTGGAAGCGGATGACGCCGATGGCCGGTGGTTTCGGCCTGGTGGCAGGCACATTGGCGGCGATCACCGTGGACCGGCTGGTCGCGTTCGGCGTGCTGACCATGTCCGGGCAGGGGCCGAGCTTCGTCGCGGCGATCGCGGCGTTCGTGGTCGACATCGTGATGAGCGTGCTCGTCACGCTGGTGACGAAGCCGAAGCCCAACGCGGAGCTGGTCGGCCTGGTGTGGTCGCTGACGCCGCGGCACACGCTGAAGGGCGAGGCGCATCCGGGCGACGACGCGTGGTACCGCAAGCCCGTAGTCCTCGGCGTCGGGGTGCTCGTCATCGCCGTCGTCCTGAACGTGATCTTCTGGTGAGGTGGAACGATGACAGCAAGGCGTACTGCGGGACTGTTCGACCTGCGGGTGATCATCGCGCTGCTGATGGGCATCTTCGGCCTGGTGGTGACGCTGATGGGCCTGTTCGGCAGCTCGACGAAGACGACCGCGAGCGGTGACCCGCTGGAAGTCAACGTGAACCTCTGGTCCGGCATCCCCATGCTGCTGCTCGCCGCGGGCTTCGCGCTGTGGGCGAAGCTGCGGCCCACCGTGCTGCCGCCGGAACCCGCCGACGACGAGGAACCGCCGGATTGACCGATGCCCGGGCGGCCGGGGGTGAGGCGCTACCTGTCGGGGTGCACCACGACCTTCAGGCCGTCGCGGGCGTCCGCCGTCCGGAACGCCTTCGCCACCTCGGCGAGCGGGAACTCGTGGCTGACCAGCGACCGGACGTCGACCAGCCCCTTCGCGACCAGGTCGATGGCGCGCGGGTAGGCGTCGTTCATCCGCCTGGCCAGCGCGAGCGTGAGGCCCTTGCGGCGGCCCGCCGAGGCGGTGAACGCGGTGCGGTCGTCGGACGGGATGCCGCCGAGCACCACGCGCCCGCCCGGCCTGGTGGCCCGGATCGCCAGCTCGACCGCCTCGCCCGGCCCGGCGATCTCGAACGTCACGTCCGTCTCCGCCGGCAGCGGCTCGCCGGGCGCGACGGCGAGGTCCACGCCGAGTCGCTGCGCCGCTGCGCGCCGGTGCGGCAGCGGCTCCACCGCGTACACGGTGGTCGCGCCGGCCAGCCGGGCCACCTGCGCGAGCAACAGGCCGACGGGACCGCAGCCCACCACCGTCACCGTCGTGCCGACGGCGACGTGCCCGAGGTCGAGCGCGTGCAGCGCGACGCCGAGCGGCTCGAGCATCGCGCCGTCGGTCGCGGTGAGCGGGTCGGGCAGCGGGAACAGCAGGTGCGTTGGCCAGGCCAGGTACTCCCGCAGCCCGCCGTCGCACGGGCTCTGTCCGGCGAACACCACCTGCGGGCACAGGTTGCGGTGGCCGCGGTGGCACTGCGCGCACTGCTCGCAGGGGATGGCCGGGTCGACGGCGACCAGCGTGCCGTCCAGCTCACCGCCGGTGACCACGCCGGCCAGCTCGTGCCCGGCCACCAGCGGGCGGTCGAGCGCGATGCTGCCGATCCCGCCCTCGGCGTACCAGTGCAGGTCGGAGCCGCACAGGCCGACCGCCGTGATCTGGACGAGGCTCTCGCCGGCTGCTGGGGTCGGTACCGGCTCGTCGCCGAGACGGACGTCGGCCGCACCGTGGATACGCGCTGTCTGCACGACCCCATATAACCGTGTCGCGGTGCCGGCGCGCGACCGGGTAACATGGCCGGCGTGTTTCACCTGATGGTCGATTGACCCTGCCCCGGGGTCGCCGTGACGCCTAGCGAGGCGAGTCGGCGGCCGGTTTCGCCCACCGCAAACCGACCTCGACCAAGGAAGCACACCCACTCATGATCGTTGCTACCGACCTGACGCTGCGCGCCGGCTCCCGGCTGCTGCTCGACCAGGCCTCGTTCCGTGTCGCGCCCGGCGACAGGGTCGGCCTGGTCGGCCGCAACGGCGCCGGCAAGACCACGCTGGCCAAGGTGCTCGCCGGCGAGGGGATCCCGGCGTCCGGCAGCGTCACCCGCACCGGCGCGGTGGGCTACCTGCCGCAGGACCCGCGTACCGGCGACCTGGACGTCCTCGCCCGCGACCGCATCCTGTCCGCCCGCGGTCTGGACGAGGTGCTGCGCCGGATGCGCGCGAACGAGGAGCGGATAGCCTCGGGCACCGGCCGCACCCGCGACGACGCCATGCGCAAGCACGCGCGGCTGGAGGCCCAGTTCCTCGCCGGCGGCGGCTACGCCGCCGAGTCGGAGGCGGCCTCGATGGCGGCGAGCCTCGGCCTGCCCGAGCGGGTGCTCGGCCAGCCACTGGCCACGTTGTCCGGCGGCCAGCGGCGGCGGGTGGAGCTGGCCAGGATCCTGTTCGGCGACGCGGAGTCGCTGCTGCTCGACGAGCCGACCAACCACCTCGACGCCGACTCGATCCTGTGGCTGCGCGACCATCTCAAGTCCGTACGGGGCGGGCTGGTGGTCATCAGCCACGACACCGCCCTGCTCGACGTGGTGGTGAACAAGGTGTTCCACCTGGACGCCAACCGCACGGTGCTCGACCTGTACAGCCTCGGCTGGACGGCGTACCTGGAGCAGCGGGAGACCGACGAACGGCGGCGGCGCAGGGAGCGCGCGAACGCGGAGCAGAAGGCGTCCAGGTTGCAGGCCCAGGCCGACCGGATGCGCTACAAGGCGACGAAGGCGCGTGCCGCGCAGAACATGGAACGCCGCGCACACCGCATGCTCGCCGGGCTGGAGGAGGAGCGCCGCGCCGACCGGGTGGCGAAGCTGCGGCTGCCGGAACCCGCGGCGTGCGGCCGCACGCCGCTGACCGCGCGCGGCCTGTCCAAGTCGTACGGGTCGCTCGAGGTCTTCACCGACGTCGACCTGGCGATCGACCGGGGCAGCAGGGTCGTGGTGCTCGGCCTGAACGGCGCCGGCAAGACCACGTTGCTGCGGCTGCTCGGCGGCCAGGAGGAGCCGGACACCGGCACCGTCGACGCCGGGCACGGCCTGCGGCTCGGCTACTACGCGCAGGAGCACGAGACGCTGCAGCCGGACGCGTCGGTGCTGCAGACCATGCGCGACGTCGCGCCGGCGATGAGCGACACCGAGCTGCGGCGGGTGCTCGGCTCGTTCCTGTTCACCGGCGACACCGTGGACCAGCCCACCCGCACGTTGTCCGGCGGGGAGAAGACCCGGCTGACGCTGTCGCGGCTGGTGGTGTCGAGCGCGAACGTCCTGCTGCTCGACGAGCCGACGAACAACCTCGACCCGGCCAGCCGGGAGGAGGTGCTGAGCGCCATCCACCACTACCCGGGCGCGATCGTGCTCGTCACGCACGACGAGGGCGCCGTCGAGGCGCTGAAGCCGGACCGGGTGCTGCTGCTGCCCGACGGCGACGAGGACCTGTGGAACGAGAGCTACCTCGAGCTGGTATCGCTGAGCTGATGGTCACGGTGCCGGGCGTCGCCGATCCCGCTCGGTAGGCACGGTCACGCTGTGCGCAAGCCGCGCCGCGGCGCCCCGC includes:
- a CDS encoding alcohol dehydrogenase catalytic domain-containing protein produces the protein MQTARIHGAADVRLGDEPVPTPAAGESLVQITAVGLCGSDLHWYAEGGIGSIALDRPLVAGHELAGVVTGGELDGTLVAVDPAIPCEQCAQCHRGHRNLCPQVVFAGQSPCDGGLREYLAWPTHLLFPLPDPLTATDGAMLEPLGVALHALDLGHVAVGTTVTVVGCGPVGLLLAQVARLAGATTVYAVEPLPHRRAAAQRLGVDLAVAPGEPLPAETDVTFEIAGPGEAVELAIRATRPGGRVVLGGIPSDDRTAFTASAGRRKGLTLALARRMNDAYPRAIDLVAKGLVDVRSLVSHEFPLAEVAKAFRTADARDGLKVVVHPDR
- a CDS encoding ATP-binding cassette domain-containing protein, encoding MIVATDLTLRAGSRLLLDQASFRVAPGDRVGLVGRNGAGKTTLAKVLAGEGIPASGSVTRTGAVGYLPQDPRTGDLDVLARDRILSARGLDEVLRRMRANEERIASGTGRTRDDAMRKHARLEAQFLAGGGYAAESEAASMAASLGLPERVLGQPLATLSGGQRRRVELARILFGDAESLLLDEPTNHLDADSILWLRDHLKSVRGGLVVISHDTALLDVVVNKVFHLDANRTVLDLYSLGWTAYLEQRETDERRRRRERANAEQKASRLQAQADRMRYKATKARAAQNMERRAHRMLAGLEEERRADRVAKLRLPEPAACGRTPLTARGLSKSYGSLEVFTDVDLAIDRGSRVVVLGLNGAGKTTLLRLLGGQEEPDTGTVDAGHGLRLGYYAQEHETLQPDASVLQTMRDVAPAMSDTELRRVLGSFLFTGDTVDQPTRTLSGGEKTRLTLSRLVVSSANVLLLDEPTNNLDPASREEVLSAIHHYPGAIVLVTHDEGAVEALKPDRVLLLPDGDEDLWNESYLELVSLS